One Phocoena phocoena chromosome 5, mPhoPho1.1, whole genome shotgun sequence genomic region harbors:
- the TIFA gene encoding TRAF-interacting protein with FHA domain-containing protein A produces the protein MSNFEDADTEETVTCLQMTVYHPGHQQNGIFQSIRFFNREKLLSSEVVKFGRNSNTCHYMFRDKQVSRVQFSLQLFKKFDSSVLSFEIKNMSKKTNLIVDNKELGYLNKMDLPHKCLVRFGDYQFLMEKKDGESLEFFEIEFSLSTRPLLQENNWLPQKHIPECGSYSSCSTQNNSPIEMGENEW, from the coding sequence ATGTCCAATTTCGAAGATGCCGACACAGAAGAGACAGTAACTTGTCTCCAGATGACTGTTTACCATCCTGGCCACCAGCAAAATGGAATATTCCAATCAATAAGGTTTTTTAACCGAGAAAAACTCCTCTCCAGCGAAGTGGTGAAATTTGGCCGAAATTCCAACACCTGTCATTATATGTTTCGGGACAAACAGGTTTCCCGAGTTCAGTTTTCTTTGCAGCTATTTAAAAAGTTTGATAGCTCAGTTCtctcttttgaaattaaaaatatgagtaaGAAGACCAATCTGATTGTGGACAACAAGGAGCTGGGCTACCTAAATAAAATGGACCTGCCACACAAATGCCTGGTTAGGTTTGGGGACTATCAGTTCCTGATGGAGAAGAAAGATGGAGAGTCATTAGAATTTTTTGAGATTGAATTTTCTTTGTCGACAAGACCACTCTTGCAAGAAAACAACTGGCTGCCACAGAAGCACATACCTGAGTGTGGCAGTTATTCATCCTGTTCCACCCAAAACAATTCTCCTATAGAAATGGGTGAAAATGAATGGTAA